The following coding sequences are from one Achromobacter sp. B7 window:
- a CDS encoding MmgE/PrpD family protein yields MQSSSKARPLARQLADLVMSTPADALPALALEHAKMSLASTLASAAMGYDIASARIIRDIELANGGTPAASLWFDGRRLPLAAAARANAVASDAAASDDSDMRSIAHIGTIVSSVALAVGQQQGASGRDVLAAMVLGYEVAGRIDESLTPGRMQRGFHGSWSTVFGACVAAGLLLRLDALQLAHAMALSATSASGMAIAADTSCAREYHAGQAAGAGIRAALAAQRGFEGELGIFEAPRGFLDALGGQAREDIVCDWGESWDIVTDLAIKLMPGAHPFHACAEAAAEAARAGTVRPADIDRIVVSAAVQWTNFKGEPHPRNLVDAAHSLPYFVAAAIADDGFAWAHMDETKMADPVISALQDKVEFDPDPPPLPDRFPHRHGGTVSIILRDGAVHRATCRAPRGSGARGIDWQDVRDKFLHLFPLGGLPPSATDGCLQAILDLDKAGGVGTLVELLRRR; encoded by the coding sequence GTGCAATCTTCTTCCAAGGCGCGCCCGCTGGCGCGTCAGTTGGCGGACCTTGTCATGTCCACGCCCGCCGACGCGCTGCCCGCCCTGGCGCTTGAACACGCCAAGATGAGCCTGGCCAGCACCTTGGCCAGCGCCGCGATGGGCTATGACATTGCATCGGCCCGTATCATTCGCGACATCGAACTGGCCAATGGCGGCACGCCCGCCGCCAGCCTGTGGTTCGACGGCCGGCGCTTGCCGCTGGCAGCAGCCGCGCGCGCCAACGCCGTGGCCAGCGACGCAGCCGCATCGGACGACAGCGACATGCGCAGCATTGCCCACATCGGCACCATCGTGTCCAGCGTGGCGCTGGCGGTGGGCCAACAGCAGGGCGCGAGCGGTCGCGATGTGCTGGCTGCCATGGTGCTGGGCTACGAAGTGGCCGGACGCATCGACGAATCCTTGACCCCGGGCCGCATGCAACGCGGCTTTCACGGATCATGGTCAACCGTGTTCGGCGCCTGCGTCGCCGCGGGCTTGTTGCTGCGCCTTGACGCCTTGCAGCTGGCGCACGCCATGGCGCTGTCGGCAACGTCAGCCAGCGGCATGGCCATTGCGGCCGACACCAGTTGCGCGCGGGAATATCACGCCGGCCAGGCCGCTGGCGCAGGCATACGCGCCGCGCTCGCGGCGCAGCGCGGGTTTGAGGGTGAGCTGGGAATCTTCGAAGCGCCGCGCGGGTTTCTTGATGCACTGGGCGGGCAGGCGCGCGAGGACATCGTGTGCGATTGGGGCGAATCGTGGGACATCGTCACCGACTTGGCCATCAAGCTGATGCCCGGCGCACACCCCTTTCACGCATGCGCCGAGGCGGCGGCCGAGGCCGCGCGCGCCGGCACCGTCCGGCCCGCCGACATCGATCGCATCGTTGTGTCGGCCGCCGTGCAATGGACGAACTTCAAAGGCGAGCCACACCCCCGCAATCTGGTCGATGCGGCGCACAGCCTGCCGTACTTCGTGGCCGCCGCCATCGCCGACGATGGCTTTGCCTGGGCCCACATGGACGAGACCAAAATGGCGGACCCCGTCATTTCGGCCTTGCAGGACAAAGTCGAATTCGATCCCGACCCGCCGCCGCTACCCGACCGCTTTCCCCACCGCCACGGCGGCACGGTATCGATCATCCTGCGCGACGGCGCCGTGCATCGCGCGACGTGCCGTGCCCCCCGAGGCTCCGGCGCGCGCGGCATCGACTGGCAAGACGTGCGCGACAAATTCCTGCACCTGTTCCCGCTGGGCGGGCTGCCGCCCAGCGCCACCGACGGCTGCTTGCAAGCCATCTTGGATCTGGACAAAGCGGGCGGCGTCGGCACGCTGGTGGAGCTGTTGCGCCGGCGCTGA